In Timaviella obliquedivisa GSE-PSE-MK23-08B, the sequence GGGTATTTGCTGAGCGGCTGCCAAAATCGCCTCAGTCTCAGTCCCTGCTTTGGGGAAAAGCGAGGCAGTGACTTGAGCCGCCACAGTTGTAGAAACTTGATAGACTTCCCCAGCGATCGCTGGCCCCAGGGCAATTCGGAGATTGGCTAGCTGGCTTCCTTGAGTGATTAAGCGATCGATCGCCCGAGGCACAATTTCTGCCGCTGTCCCTCGCCATCCTGCATGAACCGCTGCTACCGTCCCTGTCGCCATATCCGCAATCAAGACTGGCGTACAATCGGCGCTGCAAGCCCAGACCGCCTGACTTTTCTGCTCTGTGACTAGCCCATCAGCTTCTGATAAATCTGATAAAGAAGATTCGTCCCGACTCGGTGGCTTTTCTAGTTCTGATGGGCTCAGGACGACATTGCCATGAACCTGCTTGACTCGATAAACCTGAGCCGTGGGCTCAAGGATTTGCACAAGCTCTCCCGGAGCACGCGCCCAGAACTGTTGTGTGAAGAACCCATGAGGAAAGTCTTCTAGAAGAGCACAGGTTAAGTAGGGAAGAGTTTGCCAGGTTTGCCAG encodes:
- the pgeF gene encoding peptidoglycan editing factor PgeF encodes the protein MNTWHWQTWQTLPYLTCALLEDFPHGFFTQQFWARAPGELVQILEPTAQVYRVKQVHGNVVLSPSELEKPPSRDESSLSDLSEADGLVTEQKSQAVWACSADCTPVLIADMATGTVAAVHAGWRGTAAEIVPRAIDRLITQGSQLANLRIALGPAIAGEVYQVSTTVAAQVTASLFPKAGTETEAILAAAQQIPQSPILPDPQPGRVRLDVRRVNALQLERVGIRAEQVSIAPYCTYQTPEYFFSYRRDRQKKVQWSGIVSQNWGS